The window CACCATTTGATGCTGGGCTATTAGCATTTTACCCTTAAACAAATCGCTTACCACAATGGCTTGCAAATGGTCTCCGTCACCAACTAAATCGTTAATGGTTACTTGCGAGCCTGGTAGCGCTTGTTCAATCATATTTTTTACTACTGTTAAATCCATTGGCATGTGTGTGGAGTAGCAATCGCCGTAATAATTGTCAATTGCCTTGACACTCCGTACTGCTTCGCACTATATCAACGCTCACTTAAAGCGCGGGGTAGAGCAGCCCGGTAGCTCGTCGGGCTCATAACCCGAAGGTCCCTGGTTCAAATCCAGGCCCCGCAACATTAACGGTGCCGGTGTGTTGGTACAATAAATCAACACATCGGTACTTAAAAAACCAACCTTAAAAATAAACCACTATGAAAGTACTCATTTCAGATGAACTCTCCGAAACAGCAGTAAAAATTTTAAAAGATGCCGGCGTTGAAGTAGATTTTCAACCCAAGCTGGGTAAAGATGTGGAAGCCTTAAAAAAGGCTGTGGCTACTGCCGACGGTTTAGCTATTCGTTCGGCCAGCAAAATTACTGCCGAAATTATTGATTGTGCTCCCAAATTAAAAGTAATTGGTCGTGCTGGTATTGGGGTTGATAACGTCGATATCCCATACGCTTCTAAAAAAGGCATCATTGTCATGAACACGCCTTTTGGTAACACGGTAACCACAGCCGAGCATGCCATCAGCATGATGTGTGCCTTAACGCGCAGCATTCCTCAAGCCACCGCCAGTATGAAGGCTGGTAAATGGGAAAAAAACCGTTTCATGGGTAGCGAGCTGTATCAAAAAACTTTAGGTCTCATTGGTTGTGGTAATATTGGAAAAATTGTGGCCGACCGCGCTTTGGGTTTAAAGATGAAAGTGTCCACCTACGATCCGTTTTTAACCGATGAAGTGGCTGCTCAGTTGGGTGTTAAAAAAGTGGAATTAGACGAGCTGTTTAAAACCGCCGATTACATCACTATCCATGTTCCTAAAACCGATAAAACTGCTAATTTGTTAAATAAGGATGCATTTGCCAAGATGAAAAAGGGCGTGTATCTCATCAATTGCGCCCGCGGTGGTATTGTAAACGAAGCCGACTTAGCCGATGCTATTGAAAAAGGAATTGTTGCTGGCGCTGCTTTAGACGTGTTTGATAAAGAACCGGTAGATCCTAATCATCCTCTGTTAAAATTAGATCAAGTGATTTGCACCCCTCATTTGGGCGCCTCCACCGATGAAGCACAAGAAAATGTGGCATTGGATGTGGCTCGTCAAATTGCCAACTTTTTAAAAACCGGTACCATTGAAAACGCATTAAACGTTCCCTCGGTAAGCGGTGAGGTTTTAAAACAAATTGGACCCTCTTTGGTATTAGCCGAAAAATTGGGTAGCTTGCAGGCACAACTGGCTGGCGAATCACCAACCGAAGTGGCTGTTGAGTATTCGGGTGAAATTTCCAAACAACCTGTAGCGCCGCTTACAGTAGCTTTCCTAAAAGGATTACTCACGCCCATTTTAGAAGATGCGTCGGTAAATTCTATTAATGCGCCGCACATTGCCAAAGAACGTGGTATTAAAGTTGTAGAAAGTAAAGTTGCCGAAAACGACAATTATGCTTCTCTCATTACCGCTACTCTTAAATTTAAAAATTCTACCCGAGTGGTAGCTGGTGCGCTTTTTGGGAAAAATCATCCACGTATTGTGCGTGT is drawn from bacterium and contains these coding sequences:
- the serA gene encoding phosphoglycerate dehydrogenase, which translates into the protein MKVLISDELSETAVKILKDAGVEVDFQPKLGKDVEALKKAVATADGLAIRSASKITAEIIDCAPKLKVIGRAGIGVDNVDIPYASKKGIIVMNTPFGNTVTTAEHAISMMCALTRSIPQATASMKAGKWEKNRFMGSELYQKTLGLIGCGNIGKIVADRALGLKMKVSTYDPFLTDEVAAQLGVKKVELDELFKTADYITIHVPKTDKTANLLNKDAFAKMKKGVYLINCARGGIVNEADLADAIEKGIVAGAALDVFDKEPVDPNHPLLKLDQVICTPHLGASTDEAQENVALDVARQIANFLKTGTIENALNVPSVSGEVLKQIGPSLVLAEKLGSLQAQLAGESPTEVAVEYSGEISKQPVAPLTVAFLKGLLTPILEDASVNSINAPHIAKERGIKVVESKVAENDNYASLITATLKFKNSTRVVAGALFGKNHPRIVRVDNYFLEAVPEGKILVVLNKDQPGVVGNIGTILAKNNINISRLQLGLEPSTKNATSFYNVEGNIDNKVVDEISKVPGMIKVQLVQL
- a CDS encoding BolA family transcriptional regulator, producing MPMDLTVVKNMIEQALPGSQVTINDLVGDGDHLQAIVVSDLFKGKMLIAQHQMVLNPLREKLKGELHALTLKTYTTEEFEKFKKG